In Leptospira levettii, the genomic window GGAAGGCTCAATTGGAAACCTTAATTCAGATGTAAATAGAACCCTACTGGATGCGCCGTCTTTCCATTCATCAGGATAGTATTTATCATCAAAAAACCACCCTCGTAAGGACTCATAACCACCGAGAAATAATCTGTCTTGTACTTGGATATATGGAATCCTTTCTTTATCTTGGTTTCTATACTTTGGAGTCCTTTCAAAAGTAAAAACAGAGGAAGTTCTAAATTGTTGGACAACTCTCCATCTTCGCAGAGCATTTTTTCGGATTAAACCAAAGAAGGTATAATCGAACCATGTATGATAATATTCTAATATAGGACTAAATTGGTCAAAATGGCTTTCTCCACCTAAAAATTGACCCACATTATCAACTGAAAAAATTAAGTGAAAACCTTGTGTTGAGTTAAATATGTTGTCACGGCTATCGTAGGCTAGACCATTCGTCAACTGTGAACGAAATTGCCATCCGCGATCCACTTCGGCAAGTACTTGGTCTGATACAAGGGAAGTAGGCCTTGTTGAGGCAAAAAAGGATGGAGAATAACGATGGAAATGTGTCCAGTTAATGAGAAACCTGTGTCCAATACCAGCACTGACTCCCACTCCTGATCTTTCATAGGAAGCAACTTCTTTAATCCCTTGGTTGTTATTTTCTGTAATGGAAGTGGCTCCCACAAACAAAGTACGTGAGGAATAAAAAGCAGAAAGAGTTAAGGACCAAGGTTTGTCCATAAACCATGGTTCTGTCCAAGAGATTTGTAAGTACCTTCGAATGGGACCAAATTCCACCCTACCTGTAATTTGTTGCCCAGATCCGTTTAAGTTATTTTCCCCTAACTGCGTGAAAATGGAAAATCCAGTGATGGTTCCGTATCCACCCCCCATCGAAACAGTTCCTGTTGGTTGTTCAACAAGTTCGATGATTAGGTTCATTTTTGTCTCATCTGAACCTGGTCTCATATTGAAGTTTACTTCTTTAAAGTAACCCAAGTTAAAGATCCTTTCCCTGGATCTGTTTACTAGAGTGGAGTTAAATAAATCACCTGGTTTGAATAATAATTCGCGTCGAATGACTCGGTCTTGGGTTTTTTTATTTCCCTTAATGATGATATTTTCGATGAATGCTAAGTTATTTTCACGGATCGTAAAATCAACGTGGATGAATTTTTTACCACGTAACTTCGGATCTTCTTCATAAATTTTTCTGAGTTTTGCAACGTTTAGTCGGCTGTATTCTTCATTACAATCAGCAATTGCATCGGGATTTCCTCTTTTATCACAATTTTCATAACGTGACAAGGATCCATCACTAAGTTCTATGACTTTTCTTCTTGGAATTACCTGAGCAAATAAGTATCCTTTAGCCGAATAAGCTTCGTTAATCGAGGATCTATCCTTTTGAAATTTTGTCTCATCAAAAACTTCTCCCACATCGGCAGGAGCAAATTCAAACTGGTCTTCTAAAAATTTAACAGGGTAAACAGGAGACCACTCCTCTTTTGGAGTTCCAATTGGATTGTTTTCTTTATTTAAAAACTGTGGCATCCCATTAGGAGCAATGGTTAAGTCGTGATTCGTTGTATAACCGTTATAAAAGTATTGTTCCCCTTCTATAATCTTAAAATTAACAATGACAACACGTTTATCTTTTTTCTTGGGATTTTCCCAACGGATTTCCCAGTTTGTACCTTCATTACTAATTTCTGCGTCTACATATCCCCTAGATTTTAGATAAGCAGCAATTTTTTGTTTGTCTGATTCAAAAGCAGACTCTTTGAATACACCCGATTCAATGATACCACTTTCCTTCAAATCCATGATACCTTGGATATCGTATGTATCGATTTCATTATTACCAAAGATATTGATTTTACTGACAGGAATTTCTTCACCCTCATCAATAATAAACTTTACCTTAACCGTATTTGTTTCTGGATTCACTGGTTCCGTTTCAAAACGGACATAGGCTAGAAAAAATCCTTCATCTCGGTATTTTTTCAATATCACTTCCTTTGAAAGAGTCACTTTCTTCGGAGTAATGACTTCGTTTTCCTTCAGTGGAATTTTATCTCTTAAGTCAGAAGGGAAAACTTCATCAGCACCTATAAAATCAATATCTTTTACTCTTGGTCGTTCTTTTACAAGGACTAAGATTTTGACTCCGTCACCATCGGCTTCCCCTTGGATGTCGATGTGATAAAAAAAACCAGAAACAAACAATGCTCGCATATCAGCATTGAGTAAACCCTGGGAAAGTTGGATCCCAGGCCTCATATCCATTAATTCTAAAATATCATCCGAAGATGTATTGATGTTTCCTTTAAATTCTATTTTTGTAATGACTTTATCGATAAATACAGATCGGTTTGACCATAATGATACCCACTCTGCTGATGTTATCAAAAGCAAAGACAATACAAATAGACTAAGGTATTTTAAATTTTTACGAAGTTTCAAAAATTACTTTGTAGTACCTTTTACCATTGCAAGATTAAAGCGACTAACACCTGCAGCATTCACTGCATCTATCACTTTAACAACAACTTGGTAGGAAG contains:
- a CDS encoding BamA/OMP85 family outer membrane protein codes for the protein MKLRKNLKYLSLFVLSLLLITSAEWVSLWSNRSVFIDKVITKIEFKGNINTSSDDILELMDMRPGIQLSQGLLNADMRALFVSGFFYHIDIQGEADGDGVKILVLVKERPRVKDIDFIGADEVFPSDLRDKIPLKENEVITPKKVTLSKEVILKKYRDEGFFLAYVRFETEPVNPETNTVKVKFIIDEGEEIPVSKINIFGNNEIDTYDIQGIMDLKESGIIESGVFKESAFESDKQKIAAYLKSRGYVDAEISNEGTNWEIRWENPKKKDKRVVIVNFKIIEGEQYFYNGYTTNHDLTIAPNGMPQFLNKENNPIGTPKEEWSPVYPVKFLEDQFEFAPADVGEVFDETKFQKDRSSINEAYSAKGYLFAQVIPRRKVIELSDGSLSRYENCDKRGNPDAIADCNEEYSRLNVAKLRKIYEEDPKLRGKKFIHVDFTIRENNLAFIENIIIKGNKKTQDRVIRRELLFKPGDLFNSTLVNRSRERIFNLGYFKEVNFNMRPGSDETKMNLIIELVEQPTGTVSMGGGYGTITGFSIFTQLGENNLNGSGQQITGRVEFGPIRRYLQISWTEPWFMDKPWSLTLSAFYSSRTLFVGATSITENNNQGIKEVASYERSGVGVSAGIGHRFLINWTHFHRYSPSFFASTRPTSLVSDQVLAEVDRGWQFRSQLTNGLAYDSRDNIFNSTQGFHLIFSVDNVGQFLGGESHFDQFSPILEYYHTWFDYTFFGLIRKNALRRWRVVQQFRTSSVFTFERTPKYRNQDKERIPYIQVQDRLFLGGYESLRGWFFDDKYYPDEWKDGASSRVLFTSELRFPIEPSLLWFVIFFDAGSMYEQINRAVGERKEFFKNYDSLVASQRSTEPVETYLFENYNSFGKKIYDSPLVVNDPGNLVLSSKNLSMSNFRFSWGFGLRIQIPVLPLRLYFAQKIRYTGVEDRPFGLYPDNNSFQFVFGIGDMRF